A genomic window from Lotus japonicus ecotype B-129 chromosome 1, LjGifu_v1.2 includes:
- the LOC130719543 gene encoding uncharacterized protein LOC130719543 — protein MTTSTGEREETIPASQSWCPPPEGFLKVNVDASWIKDNPFCSIGCIVRDPQAVVMLSSCRKVLAPTPLIVETLAIREGALVSHNLGWNQITLESDCKVAIEACTKGKKVGEIKPLVQDIDNLQQQLQHCELRWTPRSSNKVSHLIALLGMQNLLPPGWLWNPPRALKEALIEDARCIPPRAN, from the coding sequence ATGACTACCTCTACAGGGGAAAGAGAAGAAACAATACCTGCAAGTCAGAGTTGGTGCCCTCCTCCAGAAGGCTTCCTTAAGGTAAATGTAGACGCgagttggatcaaagacaatccTTTCTGCTCCATCGGTTGCATAGTCAGGGACCCCCAGGCAGTGGTAATGTTGAGCTCGTGTAGGAAGGTACTTGCTCCAACTCCTCTTATTGTTGAAACCTTAGCTATCAGGGAAGGGGCACTTGTTTCCCACAACCTTGGCTGGAACCAAATTACCCTGGAATCAGATTGTAAGGTAGCCATAGAAGCCTGCACAAAAGGGAAGAAGGTGGGAGAAATCAAACCATTGGTCCAGGACATCGACAACCTCCAACAACAATTACAACACTGTGAATTAAGGTGGACACCTAGAAGTAGTAACAAAGTGTCTCACCTGATTGCTCTGCTAGGCATGCAAAATCTCCTACCCCCAGGATGGCTGTGGAATCCTCCAAGAGCTCTCAAGGAAGCCCTCATTGAGGATGCTAGATGTATTCCCCCGCGGGCCAACTGA